AGAGGTTTCCAACCCTTCCGCTAACGGCTGCCAACTCTTCCCATCACTGGAATAGGCGATGGAGAATTTCAGTTTACGCTCAGTGGGTTTGAATGGAACGATGAGGATGTTTTCAATGGATTGTTCTTTATCCAACTCCAGTTGAATCCAGCTATCTCCCGATGCCGCCCAACGCGTTTTTACATCGCCATCGGCAATATTCGCCGGAACATGGCCTTTTTCGCTGTCATAACCTGAGGCGGTAACAGCGACAATCTGCGCGGCATAACCCGATGTGCAGACCAGCGAACCTAGTATCAGTGTGGCTAAAACTTGTTTTTTCATCAACCTATCCTTTGTATCACGACACAGAGAACCCGAGAGGAAAAGCGCCGGAACAAGCAACCCTGGGAAGCCACTGCCCGGCACTTTACCAACAGCGGCCCCAGCACGGGCCGCTGTCGGGACTATTTACGGCCGTTCGGTTGCAGCTTCTCACCCACATTGAGCAAGAACAGTTCATTATCACGGGTTGAGATCCGGGCCGAACCGTCGTCCATTCGGTAAGCGCCTTCAGTAAAACCAGCACCATTCAGGAAAGGGGGTACTGCCTGTGGTTTATTGCGTAATGAAGCCTCTAGTGCCAATAAAGCGTAAGGCTCAATGGCATCTATATCTGCATATTGACGATCTGGTGACGCCATAAAGAAGCCGTCGATATAGCGGGTTTTAATGATGTTATCGCCGATTTTCTCTGCTAATAACCGATAGTCTTCCACCTGACTGCCATGGTAGAGATCTAATAAAGCAAACAAAGCGTATGGATCGCTGTTGGTAGTATCCAACTTGATCTTCACCTCTTTACCTGGTGCGGTGCCAAGATCACCTAGTCCCTGATCGTTTGCAATACCGCGAGCCACTTTCCACAACAATGGATCATTATCGATAGCATAAGCACGGGCATATGAAATCAGGAATTCGTTGCCCGCTTTGTACGGCTTGAGCACGGTACCTTTTTTGCCATAATAGCCATCACGCGGCAGTGTATAATTGGACAAATCTTGCCCATCGGCAATCATTGGGCGGAAGGTGTTGTCCTTATCGTTATAAGCATATTGCGCGAATGCTTTGAGACCATCCACGGTCCATTTCAATAAATCTTGCCCTTGATTGCCCAGGTCTTTACCCAATTGCAACTGCATCAGCGCATTTTCAGAGTAAAGCGTACTGGTGCGCCCTTTGAGCATCATATTGCCTTCCAACGCTGCTGGGCCAAACTCAGGACCAAACTGACGCTGTGCGCGGTCACCGAACTTGGAGTGGGTATCGGCGTCATCCGTTGGTTCTTCCCGTTTGAGTGCTTGGGTAAACTGATAAACACCAAGGCCAGTTTTTGCATCACGTGGTAATACATACTGCGAGGCTAAACGCTTAGCCCACACTAATGCTCCTGGCTCTTGCTGATGTTTATAAAGCAGGGAAGCGGAATAGATCAGATCATTGCCCGCATTGAGGAAGCTAAGACCTTTGGTGGCAAAGAATGGCGGTTGCTGCTCGAATTTACTTTCCCACAAGGCCCCCATTGGCTTGCCATATTCGCCATGGCGGCTGGTTTCGAGGATACGCCAGTCATAGACATGGGCATTCCAGAAACCACGAATAAAGCGGGCAGTTGCATCACTATCAACACTGAACATCAAATCATAGTAGGGATAGGCATTTTTCAGTTCATGCACCCTCTCTTTTTCACTCGGTCCTTCTGGTTGCAGCGTTTTCAGGTCAACAAAGCGATGACCGCCCCAATAGAGTAAACCGCTCGGATCTTGATAATTCTGGAAATGATAGCGAACGATATCTTCAGCTCGCTTTTGATAACGGGCATCATTGGTAAGCTGGCTCAAGCCGCTCATGACACGCATCAGATTTTGTTGTGCTGAGAAGTTTGATAACACAGCCCGACGGCCATCGGGGAAGATCCATTCCATCTGCTGGCCAGTACGGGGGTCAACACCATCCGCCAACAACGGGCTGGGCTTATCGCCGTGGTAAGTATCTGAAGCCTTGCTTAACACGTTATCGACATACTGTTTCACAACAGTGAGACGATCAGTATCCGCAGCCTGTCCGGCGGGTATATACAGCGTTGCCAGTGCTGCCATACTCAAGAATAACGCTCTTTTTTTCATTACTTGCTACCTGTCAAAAATCGTTATGTGAGGTGTGACCCCTGAGGTCAGAATCTGATTATGTCAATGATAGATCAGAAGCTGTATTTCACCCCAACGCGATAACGGGTTTGACGTTCGTTGGTATATTTGCTGCCAGCAACGTTACCCACTGCCATATAAGGAGACCAGTTCTTATCCCACTTGTAAGTCAATTTAAAATCGTGGCTCCAGTCGTAGTTCTCCTTATTTGCCAGTACAACGCCAGCTTTATTGGCTTGTTTGTAGTCCAGCTCATAGTCTAATTGGTAGTCTTTAAAGAATTTATAGCTGACTACGCTCGTCAGATTATAGCCATTTTCAGACGTATCTTTTGGCGTATTAATATTGGCGCTGGTGCGTTTGTAATAAGGACGATAACGGAAGGAAACAGAGAGATCGTCAACGATATTAGCCTTACCACGCAGGTAAGGACGATAACTATTGGCTGTCGAGCTTGAGTCTAATGAGAAACCTGGTTCAATAGAGAATGTATTATCAATTTTGTATACATAGCTGGCAACGACTTCAGTACCATTGCTGACTGTTTCATTAAATGCTTTATCTTTGTCCTGAGCCCCTTTCCATTTGCCTTCCAATGACAAACCAAAACCATTTGCGAAGCGGTGTGACATTAATAAACGATCTTTGTGGGTGTTACCACTTTGGTCTTGCATTTCATGGCGATAGTCAATAGTTACTGCCATTGCGCTCGTGCTGATAAGTGATGCCATTGCCAGAGATAATAATTTAAATTTCATTCCAATTTCCCTTATTTTAATAAAGATAAGTATTATTATGATAAATACAAAAGCAACTTATGGAACGTCATTTTATTTATTTTGATATTAAGTTCCGGGATCCATGACTAATAGTTTGAAATTAATAAAACAAATATCCATTTATGTGACACGGTTCAAAGTAAATAGTTTTAACTAATGTCTATCGCCTGTAATTATTCTGCTGTAACGTAGGCGCAGCAAGGGATTGTCGCTATTTTAAAGAGGATAATGTGAGGGATAAATAGTCTTGACGTGGCAGGCAATAATATTGTAGGCACAAGCGAATATAAGGAAAATACATCCCAGTCCAATATTTTCATATGGGTATTATTGATAGTTTTAATCACTTTTACACTGCAGATGATACTTGCTATTTTCTTGTAGGCAAAGGATTGGTAGATATACACGCCAAACCAAGGTGTGACGGATATTTCTTATTAAAAATTAAGGTAATTTAATATAAGAAAAGATAATATCTTGATATTCCCTGCATAGATGAAAATTCTGATATTTAGCCATATTGTAGTGATTACACCAGCATAATCTGTAGACCAAAAGGGGCAACCAGCGAATGAACAATACCACCGGTTACCTCAACCCGTTTTTTGGTAAGCACCAAAACAAACGTTGCAACGGTACCGCTTTATCTTCAGCGGCACCGTTGCCTCCCATAAAGGCCATGTTGTTAATTTAATTAAATTTGATATAACAATTTAGTTAATAATAATTGATCAAGAATACGGCTTTACCATTTGCTTTACCCGGTACGGCGTTCGCTTCGGTTTGAATATAACGAGCCACCAGTGGAACGCGTATCGTAGAGCTGCCGTCTTTTGGCAGCGTTAACGTTTGTTCTGCGGCAAAGTCAAAGAATGTTGGCGCCTGGTTGCTCATACCCCAACCGATTTGTATGCCTACACCCGATGCAGCTCCCGGTACCGTTGAATCGATAGCCATCACTCCATTTGTCGAATCAATAACATTGCTCGTTGGTGTTAATCGCACACCAATACTGTTACTGGTTGACGTTGCTACAGCACCCGTACCGGTGCTGTAGTCAAACATCAGTGTGCTATTGTTTGCATTATAGAAGCCATAAAAAGTAGGGCAATTTGTCAAGGTAATCGAGGCATCTACCCACGGCGTTGTGGCACCAATAGCCGTAAAGTATTGCCGTTTCTCATAACTCCCCATATTCACATTCACATTCGGTGTCGTGCAGGTCTGGGTAGATACTGTTAACTGCCCCTGAAACTTGATCACGTAAGCTTTGACGGGAAGTCCTGCTGTTGCAGGGTGAACCAGTGGGTTAACAATAGAGATATTGGCAGACGGCAGTTTTGAGGCATCAAGACTATAACTTCCAGGTGTAATCGTGCCGGTTTTTATTAATGAGACATAGAGGGTTCTACCCGTCAGGTAAGGTTCATATGACCCACCTGTCACTGGACTTTGCACATCAGCAGGATATTGATAGTTAGCCTGGCCCAAAATAGCCGCATCAGCATTGTTGTTACGGGATATGGCAATCCCGATACCCGGAATATTGGTCTGATATACCGCACCGCTAAAGGGGCTACCCGTCCAATTAGCCAGTGGCAAAGGGGCCTGCTCAATCCCCCATGTAATATTGAACCACATAGTAGTATCTACTGGGGATGTGCATTTCATCACGCTAAGGCCGGTTGACCCACTATTCCAACGCCCCTGATAAATCACCGTT
The sequence above is drawn from the Yersinia intermedia genome and encodes:
- a CDS encoding discoidin domain-containing protein is translated as MKKQVLATLILGSLVCTSGYAAQIVAVTASGYDSEKGHVPANIADGDVKTRWAASGDSWIQLELDKEQSIENILIVPFKPTERKLKFSIAYSSDGKSWQPLAEGLETSTADKNGEKLTFTPVTAKYIKLDTFGTDINKWSAINEVAINSAATAPTRAIK
- a CDS encoding pectate lyase, giving the protein MKKRALFLSMAALATLYIPAGQAADTDRLTVVKQYVDNVLSKASDTYHGDKPSPLLADGVDPRTGQQMEWIFPDGRRAVLSNFSAQQNLMRVMSGLSQLTNDARYQKRAEDIVRYHFQNYQDPSGLLYWGGHRFVDLKTLQPEGPSEKERVHELKNAYPYYDLMFSVDSDATARFIRGFWNAHVYDWRILETSRHGEYGKPMGALWESKFEQQPPFFATKGLSFLNAGNDLIYSASLLYKHQQEPGALVWAKRLASQYVLPRDAKTGLGVYQFTQALKREEPTDDADTHSKFGDRAQRQFGPEFGPAALEGNMMLKGRTSTLYSENALMQLQLGKDLGNQGQDLLKWTVDGLKAFAQYAYNDKDNTFRPMIADGQDLSNYTLPRDGYYGKKGTVLKPYKAGNEFLISYARAYAIDNDPLLWKVARGIANDQGLGDLGTAPGKEVKIKLDTTNSDPYALFALLDLYHGSQVEDYRLLAEKIGDNIIKTRYIDGFFMASPDRQYADIDAIEPYALLALEASLRNKPQAVPPFLNGAGFTEGAYRMDDGSARISTRDNELFLLNVGEKLQPNGRK
- a CDS encoding oligogalacturonate-specific porin KdgM family protein; the protein is MKFKLLSLAMASLISTSAMAVTIDYRHEMQDQSGNTHKDRLLMSHRFANGFGLSLEGKWKGAQDKDKAFNETVSNGTEVVASYVYKIDNTFSIEPGFSLDSSSTANSYRPYLRGKANIVDDLSVSFRYRPYYKRTSANINTPKDTSENGYNLTSVVSYKFFKDYQLDYELDYKQANKAGVVLANKENYDWSHDFKLTYKWDKNWSPYMAVGNVAGSKYTNERQTRYRVGVKYSF
- a CDS encoding fimbrial protein; protein product: MKKIIQSTVGLVLLMMTSHSVWAEVVCAPQNGAPRTDTVQLTPPAISAGADIPVGTVIYQGRWNSGSTGLSVMKCTSPVDTTMWFNITWGIEQAPLPLANWTGSPFSGAVYQTNIPGIGIAISRNNNADAAILGQANYQYPADVQSPVTGGSYEPYLTGRTLYVSLIKTGTITPGSYSLDASKLPSANISIVNPLVHPATAGLPVKAYVIKFQGQLTVSTQTCTTPNVNVNMGSYEKRQYFTAIGATTPWVDASITLTNCPTFYGFYNANNSTLMFDYSTGTGAVATSTSNSIGVRLTPTSNVIDSTNGVMAIDSTVPGAASGVGIQIGWGMSNQAPTFFDFAAEQTLTLPKDGSSTIRVPLVARYIQTEANAVPGKANGKAVFLINYY